The DNA sequence AAAGGCTGAGTTCCTCCTTCGGGTCATTGGTTTTCGCTTCGAATGTCCACTAATAAAAGTTTATATTTTTAAGTGCTGATCCATTAGATTATCGCCAAGTTTTTGACTGTGATCTAGCTCAAAGCCGAGCTCACCTTCTAGCCAGCTTAAGGTGTGAGAACCGAAGGGAAGGAAGTTTTCATCGGATATTGAGCTTGCCCCTTTAAAGATATTTACTTGATCAACTAAGTTTGCTTTTAAGAAATTTTGCGCTGTGGCTGGGCCACCTTCTACCAACAAACGAGTGATGCCTTTTTGGGCTAAGTTATTGGTTATTTCTTTAACATCCAGGCTGTCTTGCTCCGCATTAGTCACATCAGATGAATTTACAAGAATAAGTTCACAGTCTCTCTCTTGATAGTTAGAGATTTTTTGTTTTGAGTGATCACTGTTTGTTATCACCCAGGGCCGAATGGCATTGTTTGAATTAAAGATTTTCAATTCAGCTGGGAGGGTAAGATTTCTATCAATGATGACAGGTCTTGGCGATCTGTGCTCCAAGCCATTCAAACGACAGGTTAAGGTCGGGTTGTCTTGTTCTGCCGTTTTTCTTCCCACAAGAATGGCGTCCGCTTCAGCTCTTAACAAATGCCCTCTTTTGCGTGCTAAGGCTGAGGTGACCCATGTTGGTGAATTTTCAGAAGCACTTGCGACCAGACCGTTTTTAGAAACGGCCATTTTCACAATTGTGTAAGGGCGGTTTTCTGTTTGCCTTAAAAAGTGTCCTTTGTTCAGTGCATCAGCCTCATCCTTACAAACACCGGTGACAACTTCGATACCCGCTTGTTTTAAGCGCTCTAGTCCGGTTCCTTTTACACGTTCATCTAAATCAGTTGATGCAACAACGACGCGTTTTAGACCTGCCTTAATAATAGCTTCTGTGCATGGTGGGGTGCGGCCTTGATGATTACATGGCTCCAGGGTGACATAAAGCGTGGCGCCTTTTGCTCTCTTGCCTGCTTGGCTTATGGCTTGAGGCTCGCCATGGGGAATACCATCAACACCAGTTACAGCTCTTCCTATGATTTGCTTGCCGTCTTGATTGTCATAGACAATAACAGCGCCGACAGCGGGGTTGGGACTGGTTGTGCCAAGACCTCTTCTCGCCATATGCAAGGCAACACGCATATATGTTTCATCGTGCTCTAACTGCATATTGACACTTTATTTCCTTTTGTAACGCTCACTTTAAAACAGTGACTTTTAAAGTGGTAGCTTTGAGATGATTTTACTCATCATCTTCTTTATCAGAAAGCTCATCAAGAACCCCTTCAAAATCAGCTGCTTCTCTGAAATTTCTATAAACAGAAGCAAAGCGCACATAGGCCACTTCATCAAGTACTTTTAAACCATCCATAACAAGCCCGCCAATCATATCTGATGTTATGACAGATTCGCCTGAGGCTTCTAGCTGGCGCACAATCCCTGAGATCAGTTGATCAACCCGTTCATCATCTACTTTACGTTTGCGCAGGGCAATGCGAATAGAGCGATAGAGTTTATCGCGATCAAACGGCATTGTGCGTCCGTTTCTTTTCGCGACAGAAAGTTCACGCAACTGGACCCGTTCAAAGGTTGTAAAGCGTCCGCCACAAGTTGAGCAGGAGCGCCGCCTGCGAATGGATTGGTTTTCCTCAGCCGGGCGACTGTCTTTCACTTGCGTTTCTTTGTTGCCACAATAGGGACAGCGCATGATTTAGATCCTTAATTGGAAGAGAACTGTAAAATATGTATTTGGGGAGTTAATGAGAGATATTTTAAACTGTACGAATAAAAATAGGAAGAGCTCTTACATCTCTTTCCCTCTTATATTTACGAGAGAAAAAGAGAAAGCTCTTCCTATTTCAAGTG is a window from the Hyphomicrobiales bacterium 4NK60-0047b genome containing:
- the ribD gene encoding bifunctional diaminohydroxyphosphoribosylaminopyrimidine deaminase/5-amino-6-(5-phosphoribosylamino)uracil reductase RibD, which codes for MQLEHDETYMRVALHMARRGLGTTSPNPAVGAVIVYDNQDGKQIIGRAVTGVDGIPHGEPQAISQAGKRAKGATLYVTLEPCNHQGRTPPCTEAIIKAGLKRVVVASTDLDERVKGTGLERLKQAGIEVVTGVCKDEADALNKGHFLRQTENRPYTIVKMAVSKNGLVASASENSPTWVTSALARKRGHLLRAEADAILVGRKTAEQDNPTLTCRLNGLEHRSPRPVIIDRNLTLPAELKIFNSNNAIRPWVITNSDHSKQKISNYQERDCELILVNSSDVTNAEQDSLDVKEITNNLAQKGITRLLVEGGPATAQNFLKANLVDQVNIFKGASSISDENFLPFGSHTLSWLEGELGFELDHSQKLGDNLMDQHLKI
- the nrdR gene encoding transcriptional regulator NrdR; its protein translation is MRCPYCGNKETQVKDSRPAEENQSIRRRRSCSTCGGRFTTFERVQLRELSVAKRNGRTMPFDRDKLYRSIRIALRKRKVDDERVDQLISGIVRQLEASGESVITSDMIGGLVMDGLKVLDEVAYVRFASVYRNFREAADFEGVLDELSDKEDDE